CCTGATGCTACCGTAGAAAACAAGGGCTTTGTTTGGATGTTTGCATTGCAGCATGGGGAAAGGGGAATAGCTGAGCTGGGATGGCATTTATCTGTGCCCACTGCCCACCTGGCTGGCCATCCTGCTGCCAGTATTCTGGGCACTGACAAAGGTGGCAACAGTACAATTTCATCTCTAGCACCATGTTGCAGAGGCTCTACTACTTGCTTCAATTTCTGCTTTGTCGACCGAGCATTACTGTGCATAAATCTCAAATGGGAAACTACTGCAGGAGAGTATTAGGCCATTTAACGTGGGGTTCGCCACAGCCACATGTGTGTGTCATTCTCACTAGTCGTTAGGAGCATAGGCCTCTTTTTCTCCAACAAGTTAGGAGCATCCACTTCTGCATCCTCAAATGACGAAGACAGTTCCAAAACAATTTCCAATCTCCCACACAGAGAGAATGACATTATAACTGAATAACAAAGGTGAAAATCCAGCAAGTTGGAGCAGGAAAAAAATCTATTTGTGATTGACAGGACACTAACTAGTACTGATAATCCGCCGTTAAAACGTTGAAGCGACATGGAACCGCTGTGACACAACGTTTGAGTTGATCTGATTATCTGAAAACCCATGCTAGTCACCCTTAACATCTCAACAAATCTGGCATGGGGCATTTGGCCCACCAGGCAATGAGCAGGGACATCAAGGAATGCCATGACAAggaaggcagcagcagctggagagtggagacaaCTCCAGCATGCCACGGCCTCATgcaaaattttttttgaataattcCACGGCCTCATGCAATGCAACGGGCCATCCACGCCAACCTTCCCCAATCATATGACCACTACAATCCATGCCACCACGCCCTACTCTCCCCTAGCTGCAGGACTTTATGGCCCCAAGAATTTCAAAATCACCTTCTAGGCTTCTACAGATTATTCCAGAATGTGGCAAAAAGAACAGCTGATCTCCAATGAAATGAGCAGTTAAAAATAATGTCATTTCTACATTGTTGTTGCAACAAAGTTCTGAATGATCAGAAGAAGAGTTGCAACTTCCCTCTTTCTGTTTCAGAGACATTATACACAGGTAAAGATTAGCTTCTCATGGAATTTTTTCACATTGGGTCAGAACCAGAGAAGAGAGTACAATGTACTAGTATATGATTGAGCAATGAAACAATGGAATTTACACGGACGACATATATGTTTACAAAGACCTCACCTTTTGCCACAAATCAGGATCACAGGGCGATTACTGGTACACAATCTGCCACTCCCTTGAGGTTGCAGCTTCGCTTTCCTTGCATCTCTGTCAGCTCAGATAGCCCCAAACCATAGGCAACCGTTTGCTTCATATAACATCCGGAAGACAGAAACGCCGGCACCAAGTGCCCAAGTCTCATGAATGGCTGACAGCAATACATCCTGTACATCAGCTCTTAATCTTTGTGGTCACTGTCATAGTCTTACATCGCCAATGGTCTCCCTCTCGAATTCGCGCACGGCGTTGGCGACACGCTTCATGCTGTCGTCGTAGTACCAGGGCGTCTTCTCGGACCACGTCAGGCCACCCTTGGGTGGAATAGGCACAAACTCGCGGCAAACCTCGTCGaggacgttgatggtgttgtgGTAGTGGTAGTACCGGATGAGGTGCTCCGTCTTGTGTGTGGTGTTGCCGATAACGTTCTCAGACATGTGCACACCTGTGGCGTAGGCATTCTTGGCCTGAATCGCGTACTTCCGGTCCCTCCTCACCCCGGTGATTGAATTTCGGAAAACCAGCTTCTCAAATCCCCATTGGCTGCAGAGGTTTCCAGTAAGAAGAATGAGTCTGTCAGAAATAATCATAGCCAAATGTAACAGAAGTGATGCAACTAAGACTGCAAGAAGGACAAATGTAGGCTACAGCAGTTAAAGATGCGGCTAGATTACTGAATTGGTGACTCAGAATTATGTAATTTGACTTGTCTGTTCTCTGGATCTCTGGGAACATATACTGGACATGGAAAATGAAGCCGCATTGCATAGATCGGCCTCTGAATTGCTTGTATGAGAATGACATTGCAAGAATGCAGCAACTTCAGAAGCAATTTCACAACCAATTGAGCCCTTTAGTCAATCAGAATGACCAAAAGAAGCTACATTGCAATTCCATATTCGAATTCGACAATTTAAGTTAAAATAGCCAGTTTGGGTAAAGAAGAATGCCACCTACTTGGAATAGTCGGCCTCCGGGTCGTCGACGCACAACCTGCTCGACATCGGGTTCTGCTCGATGGTGAACTGCGTGTACGGTTCGAGCTCGGCGAGGACGTCCTCAAGCTTACGGCCGTCAGGCAGGAAGATGTACTCGTCGACGTCGAAGAAGAAGGTCCACTTGGCGGCGTGCCGGTACCGGTGCAGGCAGTCGTTGACGACGAGGAACTGGTTGTAGTACCAGCCGTCGTACTCCGCCTGCGCGCGCACGTCCTGCAGCGTGGCCCTGCCGGCGCGCACCCAGGGCTCGAGCGCGGCGCGCACGGCGGGGCCGACCCCGCCGGCGTCGTGGAAGACGAAGTGGGACCGGTCGCCGAAGAAGCGCGCGTGGTACGCCATCCACTCCCGCACCCGCGCCGCGCTGAGGTCGCCGTAGAGCGAGGATCCGCAGTAGAGGTAGTCGTAGCGGTGCGGCGCTCCCGGCCGGAACGCGGCCTCGTCGTAGGCGCCGGGCGCCTCCTCGAGCGCGACGATGCGCTCGTGCGGGGAGAACGGGGAGCGGGAGGGCCCGCCGTGGTGCGCGTAGAGGACGAGCCTGCCGCCGGCGTTGTCCGCGTTGGGGACGCGCGGGAACGTGCAGTTGACGACGACCACCGTGTAGACGCGGCCGTAGCCCCAGTCCGGGAGCATGTGGTACGTCCTGGCGGCGCGCATCGgctccggcggcgaggaggcgttGGTGTTGGAGGGGATGGTGGGCTCCCACTCGCACCGGAACCAGGGCTTGCCGTAGACGTGCGTGGGCTTGGACGCCAGCCCGACGACGGCGAAGGTGTAGGGCCCGCCGCGGTAGGCGCCCATCTGCACGAacagcgccgccgcgctgccgaCGGCGCGGAACTCCCGGCGctcggggccgggcggcggcggcgggagcgaggaggaggaggcggtgtagttgggggtggaggaggaagatgaggacttcttggcgtggacggcgagcgcgcgggggagggtgccggcggccgcctgcgcgcaggcggcggggaacggggaggcgaggagggagTGGTAGGGCCGGAGCtgccaggcggcggcgaggagcgtgAGCACGGTGAGCGCGGCGAGGAATGGCTTGACGTCGAAGCAGAGcagcgcgggcgccgccgcgcccggcgcaatgccgccgccggcagcgtcCTTCCGcattgcgccgccgccgcgcgcggggctGGGTGGCTGGCGGCTGCGAGTGGGAATGGGACTATGGGAGAGTGTGAGGATGGAGGGGGAGGCAGCAGCGGTGTGACCGGGACTACGCGAGGTGGTTCTCCATTGGTGGGTGGCGGATTAATTAGCCGCCGCTTTTGGCTTTTTCTCTCGACGAACGGAAAGCTTCCGGGCCCCAACCGAGGCCGGGGCGGATTGATGGCTGGCTGACCGTGGGCTCTCGCCGCCTCGGGCCGGGAGCCCCGGCCCCGGGGTTACCCCTTTTGGTCCGTGGAATGTTTTCTCGCTCGGCCTTCTCTTTCTTGTAACCAAAATGGAAGCTCAAGCACAAGGTCAGCAGTGTCGACTGGACGATTAGTGCGTGTTCACACGCCGGTACACCACCGTTAGTTGGGCGTTCACAGGGATGGCGGCGGTTGAAACCTTGTGACGTGCCCCGTCGTGGTGCGGCCTAACGAACCCTTTTAGGCAAGGAGCAAGCGCAGCAAGCACGGCGTCGTCCTGCCTGCGTCGCATAGATCGGGGCAGGCTAATCAACGCTTTGTTTTTCGGCGCCAGCCACAGTGGCGGCAATTTAAGGATAGACCGCACTGGACAGGCACACGCCACTGTACTGCACCGCGTGGCCGGTTCGAGACATTGGCGCTCCGCTCACAGGCCACAGCTCCTTTCTCCGTTTTGTTTTTCCGGATGTGCTGGCCACAGTTCAAGTGATGGCATGCACTGTGAGTCATGGCCCATTCAGTTCCAGTCAGCAGAGACATGAGGCATCCCATCCAGGTCGTCGCTCACCGACTGGGTCGTGCCCTCGTGGGTCTAGCTCAACAACGGCCGTGCAAGGCAACACCAACAGAGCGCACGAGATGGAATTCATTGGGAAGCAACGCAGACGCCAACCCACAGCAACGAGGCACTACGGGACACAGGTggtatgccgagtgccaggggcactcggcgaaacttAAAATACTCTCGGCTACAAATTCGTCGAGTATTACACTCGGCATCTGGCACACGGTAAAATTTCCGTCGGCAaagtaactttgccgagtgttttttatcgggcactcggcaaaagcttcgccgagtgcccagaaaacactcggcaaactatttttcgaaaaaaataaaaaaaaaatagcacgcCGACACCGTCGGCCGTACCACCAACACCgtcgccaccatccacaccgccgccactgcctcccgccgccacgccatgaacCCCGCCGCTGCCAACACCAGCTCGCCACCCCCACGCCCCCACACTAGCCACCACAACACGcccccgccagccaccaccacacgGCGCTGCTTTGCTCCAGCTAGGCGCCGTCGGAGCCTCGACCGCACCGCCGATGGAGCCCTGGTGGTGGTgtaggaggccgccgccgctcccggacaGTTCCGCGGCGTCCCTCGGTGGGCTCCGGACGGCCGAGACAGAGTCCGCCGTGACGGAGGGGAGGGGCGTCGCGGGGAAGCAGATCCGGGGGGCGGGGAAGGAGGTAGGCGTCGGCGCTGGCCAAGACGGAGCGGCGCCGCTGGGAGGGAGCAGCCGAAGGGAGGTAAGGGGTCAGGAGGGAGGGGATcggtgagtgtgtgtgtgtgtgtgtgtttggggGGGGGTTGTGTCAGGAGGGAGGGCGCTGGGCGTGAGGGGTCGTGAGGGGCGCCGCGTGATGGGCCACGTCGGTTAAAAAAAATGTTCGCTGAGTGCCGCTGATTTGGGGCACTCGACAACCCCTTGTTTGCCGTGTGTCcaaataaaaacactcggcaactccttttttgccaagtgttttttatttgacactcatCAAATCCttgattcgccgagtgtttttgtttttgccgagtgtttttagctcggcactcggtaaagagcttgtttgccgagtgtccgtaaaaaaatactcggcaaagaaaaaacactcggcaatttgagGTTTCCGTAGTGAGAGAGGGGTGCACGCGGCGGGCCACGCGTGGTGCTGACTTATATGCTCCATTTGGAAAAAATCTATATCGGATGGTTTTTTAAAATTTAGGTGGACTTATTT
Above is a genomic segment from Setaria viridis chromosome 4, Setaria_viridis_v4.0, whole genome shotgun sequence containing:
- the LOC117851483 gene encoding galactan beta-1,4-galactosyltransferase GALS1; this encodes MRKDAAGGGIAPGAAAPALLCFDVKPFLAALTVLTLLAAAWQLRPYHSLLASPFPAACAQAAAGTLPRALAVHAKKSSSSSSTPNYTASSSSLPPPPPGPERREFRAVGSAAALFVQMGAYRGGPYTFAVVGLASKPTHVYGKPWFRCEWEPTIPSNTNASSPPEPMRAARTYHMLPDWGYGRVYTVVVVNCTFPRVPNADNAGGRLVLYAHHGGPSRSPFSPHERIVALEEAPGAYDEAAFRPGAPHRYDYLYCGSSLYGDLSAARVREWMAYHARFFGDRSHFVFHDAGGVGPAVRAALEPWVRAGRATLQDVRAQAEYDGWYYNQFLVVNDCLHRYRHAAKWTFFFDVDEYIFLPDGRKLEDVLAELEPYTQFTIEQNPMSSRLCVDDPEADYSNQWGFEKLVFRNSITGVRRDRKYAIQAKNAYATGVHMSENVIGNTTHKTEHLIRYYHYHNTINVLDEVCREFVPIPPKGGLTWSEKTPWYYDDSMKRVANAVREFERETIGDVRL